AAGTTAACGCACTGATAGAGAAGCTCTGGACCGATGGTATACGCAAATTGAAGTTGATTAACGTGAATGGGCAACGCTACATTGGCCGGGGACTTTCTGGGGAGGGTGAAATAGAAATAGTTGGTGTTCCCGGTGATGACCTGGGTGTGTTCATGGATGGAGCTATCCTGAAGGTTAAGGGTAACGCCCAGGATGGAGTGGGTAACACCATGAATGCTGGCAAAATTATCATAGAGGGAGACGCTCGAGATATTCTCGGTTATGGTATGAGAGGCGGAAAAGTATGGATTCGAGGTAATGTAGGTTACCGAGTGGGAATACACATGAAGTCATATCTCGATGACTTCCCGGTTATTGTTGTAGGAGGACGAACGGGAGATTTTTTAGGAGAGTATATGGCTGGCGGTTTGATAGTTGTGCTGGGTATGGGAGAAAACGACACTTCTCCGGTAGGAGAGTTTGTGGCTTCCGGTATGCATGGAGGTAAGATTTTTGTTCGCGGTAAAATTGAAAAATCGCAGGTTGGTCCTGGCATTGCTTTTTCTGAGGCGACCAATGAGGATTTGGAGTTTATAGAGCCTTATATCCAGGAGTTTGCCAGTGACCTGGGCATTGATTTGCCGGACCTCTCAAAAGAGACCTTTTTCAAAATTTTTCCTTTGACGACCAGACCCTACGGAAAGCTGTACGCTTATTAATTCGCTAATAAACAAAATTTTGGGACGGTTTCTGCTTTGAAAAGGCTGTTCTATGCAGCCTTTTTCTTTTTGGAGTGTATGTGTGGTAATATAAATCTGTTCTACACGCTTACTCATTGGTGGGAAAGAAAGGAGTGAATCCTGTGCCAGATGTTCTTGAGAATTTGAAGGATCTTTTTAAAAAGGGCAAAAGCAAAATGGTACTTTTGGTAGCTGATGGTTTAGGCGGAATTCCGCACCCCGATTTTGACTTTAAAACAGAGCTTGAAGCAGCCCATACTCCTAACTTGGACCGGTTGGCTCAGCGTAGCGTGCTGGGGCTTATGTATCCGGTGAATTACGGTATCACTCCTGGTAGTGGCCCAGGTCACATTGGCCTTTTTGGTTACAATCCCGAGGAATTGATTATTGGCAGGGGAGTTCTCGAGGCTCTTGGCGTTGGCATGGCTCTTGGTCCAAATGATGTGGCAGCACGAGCCAACTTTGCCACTCGTGATGAGCAGGGCTTAATAATTGATCGTCGCGCGGGCCGCATTCCAACAGAGGAATGTGTGCGCCTGGTTAACCTTCTAAGCGAAAACATTGGTGAAATTGAAGGGGTCCAGATTTTGCTTAAGCCAGGCAAAGAACATCGTTTCGTAATGGTGCTGAGAGGAGAGGGACTGGGTGACAGGATTAAAGACACTGACCCTCAGAAAGAAGGACTTGCTCCTTATGCTCCAGAAGCTTTGGATGAAGCTTCACAAAAAACATCCAGAGTGATAAAGCAGTTTTTGGAAAAGGCTCAGAAACTGCTTTCTACCGAAAAGAAAGCCAATGCTATTCTTTTGCGAGGTTTTTCTAAACCTCCTGTGCTTGAAAAGTTTCCTGAACGTTATGGCGTGCGTTCCCTGGCTATTGCTATTTATCCCATGTATAAAGGTATTGCCAGGCTTTTTGGATTTGACACTCCGGAGTTAGAAGGAACCTTTGAAAATGAAGTTGAATATCTGGAAAAGGCCTGGAATGATTATGATTTCTTCTTTGTGCACTACAAAGACACCGATAAAGCTGGTGAAGATGGTAATTTCAAGCGAAAAGTGGAATGTATAGAGTATTTCGACCAGTTTATACCGCGTATTTTGGAGCTTAAACCTGATGTTCTGGTCATCACAGGTGATCACTCTACGCCCTCTTTGCTGGGGAGTCATTCCTGGCATCCCTCTCCGGTGCTTCTTTTCTCTCCCCATGCAGGGTGTGATGAAGCTTCGCGCTTTACAGAAAGAGAGTGTAGAAAAGGTTACCTTGGCCATTTTCCTGCTCGAGCCTTAATGAGCTTAATACTTGCAAATGGCCTGCGACTTGGAAAATACGGAGCCTGAATTTTAAGAGTGAACCCGGCTACGGTTTTTGAGGCTGTGGCCGGGGTTGGTAGCTACTTTCCGACCCATTTTTTCGACCATTTTCTTCATGCAGGGAATACAAGCTCCCCAGTTTTCCTGTATGCAAATTTTCCCGGGATAGATTTCGTAGCTTGAACGGTAAGCAAGCGGTGTCAGGTTGGGCATCAATACGTTCGCTCCACAGCGGAGAGCCAATTCCCTACCTCCAGCAACCAGGGTTCCCAAAGCAGTAGTGGCTGGAATGTGGGCATTCTTGGTCAGAATTCGAGTTAGAGCAACGGTTTTCAAAGTTAATTTGAGTTTTAGCTGGGTGTCTGTATGGTGCTGGCCAAGCGGTGTTGAAGGATGGGGTATGAAGGGGCCAATACCTATCATGTCAAAGTCCATTTTTTGGAACATTTTGATATCGTGCGCTAAGTGTTTAGTCGTTTGCCAGGGAAGACCAACTATGTTTCCGCTTCCAGTTTGAAAACCTATTTCCATGAGTTTTTGTTGGCAGCGAAGGCGCTGGTCAAAATCGTCATCGGGATGCAACTTGCTGAATAATTCTCGGTCAAAGGTTTCCTGTTTCAAAAGAAACCGATCAGCCCCTGCTTCCCTCCATATTATGTATTCTTCCTCTTCCCGCTCCCCTACGCTCAGGGTTACGGCAACGCCGAGCTTTTTGATTTTCCAGATGAGTTCAGCAAGGGTTTTTGCATCGTAATGGAGGTCTTCACCAGACTGGAGTACTATGGTTTGAATACCCAGACGGTGAGCCCTTTCAGCTACTGAAAATATTTCCTCAGGTGACATGCGAAATCTTTTGAGGGTTTTATTGTCTTTACGCAGTCCACAGTAGAGACAATTTTTGCGGCAAAAGTTGGAGAACTCTATCAAGCCTCTTAAATGGACTTCGTCTCCCACATACTTCTTGCGTTTCTGGTCAGCGAGTTGAAAAAGTTCCTTTTCCAGTTCTGGATCCTGGGCATCCAGAATTTCTGCTATTTCTTCCTCTTCCAGGTCTTCTATAGCTGATAATTTTTCAAGAAGGTTTTTCCATTTACTCAGCATTTTTTGAGGCTTCCTTTCTCTGGAGGTAGTCTTCGATGGCTTTTTTAATGGCTTCCTCAGCAAGTACCGAGCAGTGGATCTTGTTTTTGGGTAATCCATCCAGGGCTTCCACTACGACTCTGTTGGTTACTTTTAAAGCTTCCTGAAGGGTTTTCCCCTTAATCAATTCGGTTGCGATGGAAGAAGTGGCAATAGCAGCACCACAGCCGAAAGTTTCAAATTTGGCGTCTTTGATGATTCCGTCCTCTATTTTGAGATAGATGGTCATTACGTCACCACAAATGGGATTTCCAACCTGTCCTACCCCATCTGCATTTTCAATCCTGCCCACATTGCGCGGATTGCGAAAATGGTCCATAACTTTTTCGCTGTACATTTTACTCAACCTCTTTTTCAAATTTTAAAGGGAGAAAAGCTCCTTAACCTTTCCACTATTTTAGGAAACACTTCAAGCACGGTTTTAATTTCCTCTTTGGTGGTATATTTTCCAAGGCTAAATCGCAAAGAACCGTGAGCTTCTTCAGGTGGTATTCCGCAAGCTAAAAGAACATGTGAAGGTTCCAGAGAGCCAGAAGTACAGGCTGAACCACTGGATGCACATATTCCTTCCAGGTCGAGGCTCAGGAGCATGGATTCGCCTTCCACATATTTTACAAGAACCAGCGAGGTGTTATGAATACGCGCCGCATTTTCAGAAACGATTTTGATTTCTGGTATGCGCTCTTTGATGCCCTTTTCCAGCGTGTTTCTAAGTGCTTCTATTTTAGAAATTTCTTCTTGCATCTCTTTACGAGCAATAGCTGCAGCTTCCCCCAATCCTACTATGCCGGGGACGTTTTCGGTGCCTCCTCTTAACCCTCGTTCCTGATGTCCACCTATAATTTGCGGAGCCAGCTTGATTCCTCTTTCTATGTACAGAAATCCCACTCCCTTGGGACCATAAAATTTATGGGCCGAGGCGGAAGCGAGATTTACTCCTATTTTTTTAAGGTCGACAGGGATTTTGCCTATGCTCTGCACGCAATCAGCGTGAAAAGGTATTTCATACTCTTTACTGATTTTAGCAATTTCTTTGATAGGTTGGATGGCGCCGGTTTCGTTATTAACATGCATTATGGAAATTAAGGTGGTATCTTTGTTTATGGCTTTGCGTACATCTTCAGGGTCAACCACTCCCTGATGGTTCACCGGTAAAAAAGTGACCTGGAAACCTTCTTTTTGTAACGCTTTGCACACTCTCAGTACTGCTGGATGTTCTATAGAAGAAGTGATAATGTGCCCTTTCTTTTTTTTGTAAGCAATTCCCTTGATAGCCAGATTGTTGGCTTCAGTTCCCCCGGAAGTAAAGACAATTTCTTCTGGCTGAGCATTGATTAGTTCGGCAATTTTTTTTCGGGACTCTTCAATAGCCTTTCTAACGGTTTGTCCAGGAGTGTGAAGAGAAGAGGGGTTAGCAAATTGTGCTTCCAGATAGGGTAGCATTGCTTCTTTAACCCTGGGATCACAGGGGGTAGTTGCATTGTAATCAAGGTAAATCATGGGAAATCCCCCTTAAGATTTTAATTCTACTAAAACTATAGAAATAGTAATTGAGAACATTGTATATCGCCCTTTGTCTTTAGTCAAGAAAAAGCTCTGTTTCAGGGCAACACAGTGGTGAATGCGATTTTAGTGAGTTTTGAATTCCTGGACAAGAATGCGTGAAATTTAGTTTTGTCGTGAATTTTTTCTCTTGACCTGTTAAAAAAGATCTTCTAAAATGTTTAAGAAATTTAACATGATAAATTTTTCACTTAAGGAGGCAAAATTATCATGTCTTCTTTAAAGACCCAGGAAATACGTCCTCAGGTGCTGGAGCTACTCAAAAAGAACAACCCCGATCTGGAAATATGGTGGGATGCACACCCTGGTTTTTACCGCAAATTCCTCTCTAACCTTGCTGAAAATGGAGCTAACGAGGAAACCATTGCTCACCTTCATAGATGGATGTCCCATAATGAGGCTGGCACTTTCTTTTTTGATGGTGTGACCACCAATCCCCCCCTAACTCTTAAGTTCCTCCAGAGTTTCCCTGGCGTGGTTTCCTATCTCAAAGAAAAAAGCGAGCAGGCAAAGATAAACACTGGTGAACAGTTTTCCTGGTTTGATCTTTACTGGATGACAGGAAAACTCGGTGTGGATAAGTTTCTCTCTAATTTCTACCGTAGGAGTAGAAAATATGGTTTTGTTTGTGTACAGGTGGACCCTCGCTATAGTAAAGATGAAGAAATAATGAAGCTCCAAGCACTTCAGCTCTCTAAAATAGGCCCCAATGTGATGATCAAAATTCCTGCCACCAAAGCGGGTTTGAAAGTGATTGAGTTTTTGACCGAACTGGGTATTCCTACCAATGCCACTTCTTGCTTCTGCACTCCTCAGGTGTACCAGGTTGCTCAGGCGGTTAAGCGGGGATATCAGAGAGGTTTACTGCGAGGGGTAGATTATAGTGGCTGGAGATCAGTGATCACCATGATGAGTGGAAGGTGGGAAGAATCTCCAGAGCTTTTTGAAGAAGCAAAGAGTAAGGAAATCGAGCTTTCTGAACTTGATTTACGCTGGTTTGGTATTCGCATGGTCCAAAGAGCAGTAGAGGAAGTAGAAAAGCTACAGAGTCCTACCAAGGTACTCGTTTGCTCAACCAGAAAAGGTCCCGGCGAAGATTATCTGCACCTGAAAGCACTTTCTCGCTTACCAATTGTAATCACCATGAATCCTGACGCCATTACCTGGGGAATAACGCTTCTTGATGGGGAGGCGGTGGAAGATTTTGTGCTGGAAATGCCTGATGAGGTTGCAAGTAAACTTGAAAAGCTGGAGTTTGTGCGCAGAACCTGGGATGCTCAAGGCTTTTCTATGGATGAAATAGAAGCTTCAGGTGCTCAGATTAACAATCTCCGTTCTTTTTCGGATGCCATGAGCAAAATTGAAGAAATCTTTACTAAGTAGTTTTGAGCTTGTTGTTAGAAGGATCATGATGCAAAAAGAAGAGCTGGAAAAATTTGCTTCTCGTGTACGCAAGCGGATCGTTCAGGCTACCTGTAGGGCAGGGGTGAGCCACATTGGTGGTTCACTTTCAATAGTAGAAATACTTACTTGTCTTTACAATGGTGTCCTGAATGTTAGCGACGAAAATCTTCGCTCAAGGGAAAGAGACCAGTTTGTCCTTTCTAAGGGTCATGCAGCTTTGGCTCTTTATTCGGTCCTTGCCGAAAAGGGTTTTTTGACCGAATCTCTTTTTGAAGAGTATTGTTGCCAAGAAGAAACTCTTCTGGGTATTCATCCTGAGCTTGGAGTGCCGGGTATTGATGCAGCTACCGGTTCTCTGGGTCATGGTTTGGGCATCGGGATTGGTCTGGCGCTGGCTATGAAGATGAAGGGGTTAAGCCATAAAGTGTGGGTTCTTGCTGGTGATGGAGAATTTAACGAAGGGACTAACTGGGAATGCCTTCCCGTTGCCCTTCGCTACCAGCTTGGCAACCTGGTGCTCATAATAGACCGCAATTATCTGCAACTTTCCGGGTTTACTGAAGAATTGCATCCTTTAGATCCCCTTGCTGAGAAGCTAAAAGCCTTCGGTTGGTTGGTAGAAACGGTAGATGGTCATGATCTTGAATCATTGTGGAATCTCTTCTTGAGGGCAAAAAGTTGTAGAGGAGATAAACCCTTAGCTGTGGTGGCAAAAACTGTGAAAGGTAAGGGAATTGGTGAACTCGAAAGTAGAGTTGGATCTCATTACTGTAGTGTGCCGGAAAGTGCGGTAAAGGAATATCTGGAGGGTTCTTTTAGTGAATAGAAGAGAAGCTTTTCAGGATGCCTTACTTGAGCTTATAGAGTTCGACAAAAAAGAAGTAGTTTGTGTTTCGGTAGACTCGGCTTCTCGCTTTAAAAAAGTTAGAAATCGCTATCCCGAAAGGCTTATAGAATGTGGAATTTGTGAGCAAACGGGAATGAGTGTTTGTGCTGGACTCGCTTTGCAGGGTATGATACCTGTGATTTCTGGATATGCCACCTTTTTAACCATGCGTGCTTTTGAGCAAATTCGTACCGACATTTGCAAGTGGTCACTTAACGTGAAAATATGTGGCACCGATACTGGCTTTTCTCCTCAATATGCAGGTTTTACCCATCAGGCCTTAGAAGACATCGCCATTCTTTCTTCTCTCGATAACATCGTGATTGCTGAGGCCTGTGATTATGAAGATGCATTTTTGATGAGTAAATATCTTTTTGGGGAGTGGGAAGGGCCTGTTTACCTTAGATTCGGAGCTCGTGGTGAGGAATGGAGTTTCGAGGGTAAGCATCGACCGGTTGAAGTGGGGTGTTTGGAATTTCTCTCCGAAGGAGAATTCAATAAATCTGATGTGACCATTATCGCTCTGGGTCAGCTGGTAAAGGTGGGGTTAGAAGTTGCTGAGATTCTGAAGGGTGAGGGATATGAGGTTTTTGTTTTTAATGCTCGCTTTGTGAAACCTCTTGCTGGAGAAATGATTGGAAAGATTGCCAGCAACTCTAAGTTAGTGGTTAGTATTGAAGAACATTCCCTGATTGGGGGCTTGGGAGATAATTTGTTGAGAACTTTTCATAGGTTGGGGGTTGCACCCTCTAAGCTTTTGAAGTTTGGTATATCCAGTAACTTTGGTACTGCGGGAAAGAGAGAGTATTTATTGAAGAGAAACGGCCTTTACGCTGAAAACATAGCGAAGCAGGTTTTAGCTTCGCTGTGTTAGATAGGATAGATTAATTGATAAAAGGAGGTGTTGCCAAGAGTGTAAAGAGCTTGTGCTGTTTTGGCTTTTGTAGAAGATTGTGCGGTAGTGTTTTGAAGTGGTAGTGGTGTAAAAAATTTTGTAGGAAAGGAGTGGTTCAGTAATGAAAAAATTGTACGTTGCTATTTTGTGTGTGTTTTTGGTTTTGAGCTTTGCTTTGGTTGCTTTTGCGCAAGACAGCAAGTTCGGTTTGAAAGACATTCCAGAAATTAAGAACAAAAAAGCTATAAACATGATGGTGGAGACCGGTGCAGCATGGGATAAGGTTATAGAGTACATTAAAGAGTTTGAAAAAGTTACCGGTGTAAAGGTAAACATTGAACGTGTTGCTTCTCCGGTGGTTTATTCCAAAGAGAACGTCGAGCTTATGGCGGGAACCGGTTACTATGATGTTGTATACGTCGAGACTTCCTGGACCGATGAATGGTCGGATTACCTTTATCCTCTGGAAGACCTGGCGGAAAAATATGATCCGCGCGGTGTGGAAGGCCTGAAAGAAGATATCGAGAACATTTCGCCGGTGCTTCTCATCTGCGGTCAGAGCCGCGAAGGGAAGCAGATGGTATTGCCTTTCTACACTTATCACATGGGAATGTTCATTCGCCAAGATGTTTATGATGATCCCACCGAACAAGCAGCTTTTAAAGCAAAATATGGATATGAGCTGAAACCACCCACAACTTATGAAGAGCTTTACGACCAGGCAGAATTCTTTACCAGAAAGAAAGGTGACACCCTTAAGGGAGAGACCCTCGATCATGACCTCTACGGAGTGGCTCTAATGGCAGGAGCTTACCAGATAAACGATGAGATAACCTGCTGGCTCTGGGGTAAAGGCGGAGACTATGCTACTGTAGTAAGAGATGAACAGGGCAATCTCAAGGAATTTGTTATAACTAAAGAAGATAAGGCAAAACTTAAAGAATCTATGGAACAGTATCAGTCTCTTCTTAAATTTGCTCCCGCTGGTTGTCTTACTGCCAACTTTGACTTTGCCTGTGCGCAACAGGGAGAAGGATATGCTGTTATTCAGCCACATCAGTTTGCCAGTCTCTTTACCTGGACTGCGGACCTTTTGAAAGAACACGTTCCTGGTGGTAGACTGGGTATCTATCCCACTATTGGTGGTCAGCCTTATACCGGTGCCTGGTCGGTTGGTGTTGCTAAGGCGAGCAAAAACCCCGAAGCTGCTTACTGGTTGGTGAGATATATAGCTGCTTACGATACTCAGAAAGTGCTCATGAAAGAAGGTGGCCAGTTCAGCGCCAGAATGGACCTTTTGCTGGATCCTGAATGGCATACTCCTGAAAACAGCTATCCGCTGGGTATGGTCTGCCAGTACCTGGTTGATATCTGGAAAGAGCAAGCCAAGTATACTGCAGATTACTGGTATTTTAACGCCAAAGCAGGTGGCAAGGTTTACGAGATGCAGATGAACGTTTTCCATAAGCCAATGTCTGGAGAAGTTAGTATTGACGATGCTATTGCTGAAGCTGTTGCCAAGACTATTGAATTAACCACCAAATTTGATGATGTACCTATTCGAGAAGAATAGATAGCTGAGGGTTAGCCGGGGTGTTCGTCTTATCTGGACACCCCGGCATCTGATTAGTGGGGAGGTTTAAAAGGAAACAATGAGCGAGAAAGCCATTCAATCAGCCTTAGGTGGAATAGGCAGAAAGCCTACTGTGTGGGAAATACTTACCAGTGAACGTTATTTTAAATGGACTCTTTTGATTCCCCTTATTATAGTACTGGCAGTGTTTATGCTTTATCCTTTATTTTACTGCCTTTACTATTCATTTCACCAGTATGGAATGCAGGGAAACCCCATTTTCGTGGGTGCTGATAATTACCGTCAGTTGCTTCGGGATAAGTCGTTTTTGGAAGCTCTGGGACGGACTGCTAAGGTTCTGGTTATTTGTGTAGTTTCGGAACTTCTTATAGGGTTAGGGCTTGGCATGCTCTGGAGCAGAGAATTTCCTGGAGAGCGAGTAGTTAGAGGGTTGGCCCTTTTACCACTTCTTGTTGCGCCCTTAATTCTTTCTCTGCTCTGGAATTTCATGTTTGAATATGATTTTGGAGCCGTAAATATGCTTTTGAGCGCTCTTGGCTTGAATAAGGTCTACTGGTGGGCTCCAGAGAGGGCGCTATACACTATCTGTTTTATTACTATCTGGCAATGGTTTCCCTTTTCGACGTTTGTGCTGGTAGCTGGTTTAAGGAGTTTGCCTAAGGATGTTTTTGAGGCAGCGCGAGTGGATGGGGCTTCTAACTGGTATGTCTTTCGGAGATTAACTCTCCCCATGCTGAGTCCCCTAATAATGATTATCGTGGTTTTGCGAACCATGTGGCTTATTCGACTTTTTGATCCCCTTTATGGAACAACCAGAGGGGGCGTAGGCACAGAACTCCTTGATTGGATTGTCTATCGTACAGCCTTTGTGTACTTTGATATTGGCTATGGTTCTACCATGGCTATTTTTTCTTTGCTCCTTACCATAGCATTGTGTGCAGTTATGTTTAAGTTCTTGATAAGAGCACTTGGTGGAAACAGGTAAAGAGAGGGTGAGCACTTTGAAACCTTGGGGAAAATTGCTTTTCTGGTTAATTACTGTAGTGGTGCTTTTTGTAATAGTTGGCCCTTTGGTATGGATATATCTTACTGCTTTTAAATCTGCTAATGACATCTTTACTACCGATGTGCGCAAACTGGTGTTTTTTAAGCCTACCATGGAAAATTTCCATCGTTTGTTTAGTGATTATCCATTCTGGAATAACTTTCTTAACACTGTCATTGTTAGTGCTATAAGCACTATTTTGGTACTTCTTGTATCTGTCCCTGCAGCCTACAGTTTTGCCCGTTGGAACACCGGTCAGGGACATCTCTTGTTCACTACCATTTCCACCAGAATGTTTCCCGCAGTAGTAGCGGCGATTCCCTTTTTTATGATGTACCGCAAGGCAGGACTTCTTGATACGCATCTGGGATTGATTCTTCTTTACACCTACTTTAACACTTCTTTTGCCACTTTTTTGCTCTATGGCTTTTTTAAAGACATTCCCGAAGAGCTTGAATATGCGGCTATGGTTGATGGTTATAGCCGGGTGGATATTTTCCGCAAAGTAGTTTTGCCTCTTGCTCGTCCTGGGATTGTGGTAACCACGGTGTTTTGTCTCATCTGGTCCTGGAATGAGTTCCTGTATGCTTTTCTCTTTACTCGCTCTACCGCTCGAACGGTCACGGTGCTCATTTCCTCTTTCTGGGGGTCTATTGAGGTTCAGTATGGGCCAATGGCAGCAGGAGCAGCCATTGTTATCTTGCCGACTCTTTTTGTGGCCTGGTTTATGCAGCGCTATATTATTCGTGGATTGACTTTTGGAGCGGTGAAAGGTTGATACCGATGTGCATCGTTTTATTGACAGAAGAGAGCTTTAATTGAGGTGAAAGCGATGTTACTTCCACGTATGTCAACTGGAGACTGGATTTTCTGGTCAATTATCTGCTGGGCCTTTTTTAATCTTTTTTGGCTCAGATTTGTGGAAGCTTATGTTCCGCAGTGGGTAGGCGTTATCCTTGCTACGGTAGTCTCTTTATGTCTTTTCAAGTATGGTCCTCGTCCGCTTGAAGAAGAGGAGGAAGAAGAGGAGGAAGAGTGAACATGGCAGAAGTGCGACTTGAGAATGTGGTTAAGCTGTATGGGAAGAAAAAAGCCATTAGAGGAGTAAGTTTTACCTGTCACGAGGGAGAGTTTTTCTCTATTCTGGGTCCGACTGGTGCGGGCAAGACCACTATTTTGAAAATGATCGCCGGTATAGAGAAAGTTACTTCGGGAAAAATATTTTTTAACGGACGCGAAGTTAACGATCTTCCTCCTCAAGAAAGAAATGTTTCTATGGCCTTTGAAACTTATAATCTCTATCCCCATTTGACGGTTTATGAGAACATTGCCTTTCCGCTTCGGGCTCCCCGCTGGGGTCTTAAGTTATCACCACAAGAAGAACGCAAGAGAGTTCAAGAAATAGCTGATTTCCTGGGGCTTGGTGGTTTGCTTGATAGATTGCCTCAGCATTTGAGTGGTGGGCAGAAGCAAAGGGTTTCGCTGGCTCGGGCATTGGTGAGGAGGGCTGAAGTTTACCTACTTGATGAACCGATTGCTCATCTTGATGCCCGACTAAAGTTTTCCACGCAAACGCTGCTTAAAGAGCTTGCTAAAAAATACAGTAGCACTATCATTTATGTTACTCATGATTTCCGGGAGGCACTTGCTCTTTCAGATCGCATGGTGGTTTTGCGAAAAGGCTTGGTTGAGCAGGAAGGTACTCCCGAAGAAATTTACTATTATCCACAGACGGATTTTGTGGGTAGGTTGGTTGGAGACCCTCCCATGAACCTTCTGGATGGAGAAGTTTTTACGACTGGAGATAGAGCCTTTTTCAGAGTTAACGATGCCCTACAGTTAGAAATTGATAGGGAACTCTTTGAAAAAGCACAAGCGGTTGCAGACCAGATTAATGGGAAATTAATAGCTCGCTTAGGTATCCGACCTGAACACATAAGGCTTTCAGCTGAGAGAACTTCAGATAGGGCTTTCCAATTGCCTATTTATGCAATCATTCATGAAAATGAAAGTAGCATAGTTACCTTTAATATCAAGAATGTCTTCCTTTACGTGCGTACTGAAGGTTTTTGCAAGTTTCAAGAAAGTGATCGGGTGTGGTTAGAGTTTGACCCCCAGCGCATTTTCTTCTTCAAAAAGGGAGTAAAGCTTACAGGAAAAGGGGGTTCTGAGGAGTGAGCAGAGTCGAAGCGAGGAATCTCTGGAAGATATATCCTGGGGATGTAGTCGGTGTAAAAAATTTGAGTTTTGTTTGCGAAGATAAAGAATTTCTTGCTGTGTTAGGACCTTCAGGCAGTGGCAAAAGCTCCACCTTGAGAATGCTGGCTGGTCTTGAAGAAATTAGTAAAGGAGAGTTACTTTTTGATGGACGAGTGGTGAATCATCTTAGCCCTGCTGAGCGCAATGTAGCTTTGGCCTTTGAGTCTTACGCTCTCTACTATCGTCTAAGTGTTTACGAGAACATAGCTTTTCCACTTCGTGCGCGAGGTCTTAAGGGTCCCGAGGTGGACAAAAGAGTAAAAGAAATAGCAGAGTTAATGGAACTTACTCCACACCTCAAAAAACGTCCGGGTTCACTTCCTGGCGGTCTACAGCAGCGGGTTTCCCTGGCCCGAGCCCTGGTAAGAAAGCCAAACGTTACTCTGCTTGATGAGCCCATATCCCATATGGACCAACAGGTACGTCACGAGATACGCGCTCGTATTCGACATCTTCATGATGAATTGGGGCTTACTACAATTTATGTAACCCACGATCAAGCAGAAGCCATTGCTCTTTGCGACCGTATGTTGATAATTCACCAGGGAGAACTACAGCAGATTGGAACTGTGGAGGAAATTTGGAATTATCCTGCCAACAAGTTTGTGGCTTATTTTGTTGGTGAACCGGCTATGAACTTTATCCCTGCCTTGGCGAAAGGAACCAATCAAATAGTGATTCCTGGTGAAACAGAGGAATTCCTCTTTACCTTTGAAGGTGAAGTGGATCCGAAATATGTAGATTCCCAGGTGGAGTTGGGCATTCGTCCTCAGCAAATTGAAGTTTCCAGAGAAAGAAAGGTAGCTAATTCTGTTTCAGGGACGGTAAAGATACTTGAATTTCAGGGAGATAAGGTGGTACTTACTGTTTCTCTCGATGACCAGCCAAGAAGTGAGGTAAAGGCGGTGGTTGCAGCCCAGGAGCGCTATCAGGAAGGTGAAAGGGTATGGCTGTATTTCCCTCCCCCGGTGATTCACATTTTTGTTGAGGATCTCCCGATAATTCACAGGGAGAAACCATAGAGCTTTTGGGAACTAATGAACAGAGGAGGTAGATGCTGTAATGGCGTATAAGGTTAACATCAATAATGTAGAACCAGATACTTGTGATCGGTCTTTTCGGTATTTTGCGAAAGATAAAAAAGGAGAAACCC
This portion of the Thermatribacter velox genome encodes:
- a CDS encoding transketolase is translated as MQKEELEKFASRVRKRIVQATCRAGVSHIGGSLSIVEILTCLYNGVLNVSDENLRSRERDQFVLSKGHAALALYSVLAEKGFLTESLFEEYCCQEETLLGIHPELGVPGIDAATGSLGHGLGIGIGLALAMKMKGLSHKVWVLAGDGEFNEGTNWECLPVALRYQLGNLVLIIDRNYLQLSGFTEELHPLDPLAEKLKAFGWLVETVDGHDLESLWNLFLRAKSCRGDKPLAVVAKTVKGKGIGELESRVGSHYCSVPESAVKEYLEGSFSE
- a CDS encoding transketolase family protein, translated to MNRREAFQDALLELIEFDKKEVVCVSVDSASRFKKVRNRYPERLIECGICEQTGMSVCAGLALQGMIPVISGYATFLTMRAFEQIRTDICKWSLNVKICGTDTGFSPQYAGFTHQALEDIAILSSLDNIVIAEACDYEDAFLMSKYLFGEWEGPVYLRFGARGEEWSFEGKHRPVEVGCLEFLSEGEFNKSDVTIIALGQLVKVGLEVAEILKGEGYEVFVFNARFVKPLAGEMIGKIASNSKLVVSIEEHSLIGGLGDNLLRTFHRLGVAPSKLLKFGISSNFGTAGKREYLLKRNGLYAENIAKQVLASLC
- a CDS encoding ABC transporter substrate-binding protein, with translation MKKLYVAILCVFLVLSFALVAFAQDSKFGLKDIPEIKNKKAINMMVETGAAWDKVIEYIKEFEKVTGVKVNIERVASPVVYSKENVELMAGTGYYDVVYVETSWTDEWSDYLYPLEDLAEKYDPRGVEGLKEDIENISPVLLICGQSREGKQMVLPFYTYHMGMFIRQDVYDDPTEQAAFKAKYGYELKPPTTYEELYDQAEFFTRKKGDTLKGETLDHDLYGVALMAGAYQINDEITCWLWGKGGDYATVVRDEQGNLKEFVITKEDKAKLKESMEQYQSLLKFAPAGCLTANFDFACAQQGEGYAVIQPHQFASLFTWTADLLKEHVPGGRLGIYPTIGGQPYTGAWSVGVAKASKNPEAAYWLVRYIAAYDTQKVLMKEGGQFSARMDLLLDPEWHTPENSYPLGMVCQYLVDIWKEQAKYTADYWYFNAKAGGKVYEMQMNVFHKPMSGEVSIDDAIAEAVAKTIELTTKFDDVPIREE
- a CDS encoding carbohydrate ABC transporter permease — its product is MSEKAIQSALGGIGRKPTVWEILTSERYFKWTLLIPLIIVLAVFMLYPLFYCLYYSFHQYGMQGNPIFVGADNYRQLLRDKSFLEALGRTAKVLVICVVSELLIGLGLGMLWSREFPGERVVRGLALLPLLVAPLILSLLWNFMFEYDFGAVNMLLSALGLNKVYWWAPERALYTICFITIWQWFPFSTFVLVAGLRSLPKDVFEAARVDGASNWYVFRRLTLPMLSPLIMIIVVLRTMWLIRLFDPLYGTTRGGVGTELLDWIVYRTAFVYFDIGYGSTMAIFSLLLTIALCAVMFKFLIRALGGNR
- a CDS encoding carbohydrate ABC transporter permease, with protein sequence MSTLKPWGKLLFWLITVVVLFVIVGPLVWIYLTAFKSANDIFTTDVRKLVFFKPTMENFHRLFSDYPFWNNFLNTVIVSAISTILVLLVSVPAAYSFARWNTGQGHLLFTTISTRMFPAVVAAIPFFMMYRKAGLLDTHLGLILLYTYFNTSFATFLLYGFFKDIPEELEYAAMVDGYSRVDIFRKVVLPLARPGIVVTTVFCLIWSWNEFLYAFLFTRSTARTVTVLISSFWGSIEVQYGPMAAGAAIVILPTLFVAWFMQRYIIRGLTFGAVKG